In the genome of Candidatus Goldiibacteriota bacterium HGW-Goldbacteria-1, one region contains:
- a CDS encoding HAD family hydrolase: MFENIKAVAFDLDGTIYVGDSLVPGASELTGYLKNKGIDVFYFTNNSTKTRNQIFEKLQKLGLSVEINVVYSSAYAAGLYLKEKGYSAVYCCGSKGLRNEIEANGTECVNDGSKKIQAVVVGLDNTFDYQKMTNGLNLLRGDDCKFIVCNKDRTYPVEGGVLMPGCGPIVAALENASGRTPDVIIGKPETYMLELLCRDWKMEPKQVLVVGDTYDSDIAMAKKAGAEAVFITGNDGRDDVISITSISGLKAII; the protein is encoded by the coding sequence ATGTTTGAAAATATTAAGGCAGTTGCATTTGATTTGGATGGGACAATATACGTAGGTGACAGCCTTGTTCCGGGAGCATCGGAATTGACGGGTTATTTGAAAAACAAAGGTATTGATGTTTTTTATTTTACAAATAATTCTACAAAGACAAGAAATCAGATATTTGAAAAGTTACAGAAACTTGGTTTGTCCGTTGAAATCAACGTAGTTTATAGTTCAGCTTACGCGGCAGGGTTATACCTTAAAGAAAAAGGGTACAGTGCTGTATACTGCTGTGGTTCAAAAGGCCTGCGTAATGAAATAGAAGCTAATGGTACGGAATGTGTAAACGACGGTTCTAAAAAAATTCAAGCTGTGGTTGTGGGCCTTGATAACACGTTTGATTATCAAAAAATGACAAATGGTTTGAATTTATTAAGAGGTGATGATTGCAAATTTATCGTTTGCAATAAAGACAGGACATACCCGGTTGAGGGTGGCGTTTTAATGCCGGGATGCGGTCCGATAGTTGCCGCATTGGAAAACGCTTCAGGCAGAACCCCGGATGTAATTATAGGCAAACCGGAAACTTATATGCTTGAACTTCTTTGCCGGGACTGGAAAATGGAACCCAAACAGGTGCTTGTTGTAGGCGATACATATGACAGTGATATAGCGATGGCAAAAAAAGCCGGCGCAGAAGCAGTTTTTATAACTGGGAATGATGGAAGGGATGATGTAATAAGCATAACCTCAATATCTGGTTTAAAAGCAATTATATAA
- a CDS encoding NAD(P)-dependent oxidoreductase: MKSVIVTGATGAIGNALIEFLKNAGMDINVVVRKGSSRNSGILSDKNIKVIECGLENIKTIKDSVGKCDVFFHLGWADTDKEGRNSAEKQRKNIDYTLAAVEAASSVGCTVFVGAGSQAEYGRYNVPICEDFALKPETEYGRAKAEACVKSRELCLKTGIRHVWTRIFSVYGPHDAESTLIMYLIKTLLKDEKPALSACTQTWDYLYSADCARALFLLAEKGINGEVYNIGGGECRKLIEYVKILRDVINPKAQLGLGEVKTPPEGLMNLCADISKLKRDTGFMPQLNFEDGIKETIKWVKGV; the protein is encoded by the coding sequence TTGAAAAGTGTAATTGTTACAGGTGCAACAGGCGCTATTGGTAATGCCCTCATTGAATTTCTAAAAAATGCGGGTATGGATATTAATGTTGTTGTCAGAAAAGGTTCGTCAAGAAACAGCGGCATACTTTCAGATAAAAACATAAAAGTGATTGAATGCGGGCTGGAAAATATAAAAACAATAAAAGATTCCGTTGGGAAATGTGATGTTTTTTTTCATCTTGGATGGGCAGATACCGATAAAGAAGGGCGTAATTCTGCTGAAAAACAAAGAAAGAATATAGATTATACTCTTGCCGCGGTTGAGGCGGCATCATCAGTGGGATGCACTGTTTTTGTAGGCGCGGGCTCACAGGCAGAGTATGGAAGATACAACGTACCGATATGCGAAGATTTTGCACTTAAACCGGAAACTGAATATGGACGGGCAAAAGCCGAAGCATGCGTGAAAAGCAGGGAACTTTGCTTAAAAACCGGCATCAGGCATGTCTGGACAAGGATATTCAGCGTTTATGGGCCGCATGACGCGGAAAGTACTCTGATTATGTACCTTATAAAGACGCTTTTAAAGGATGAAAAACCCGCGCTGTCTGCCTGCACGCAGACCTGGGATTATCTATATTCGGCAGACTGTGCCAGGGCGCTGTTTCTTCTTGCGGAAAAAGGTATTAATGGGGAAGTCTATAATATTGGTGGCGGCGAATGCCGTAAATTGATAGAATATGTCAAAATATTAAGGGATGTTATAAATCCTAAAGCGCAGCTTGGGTTAGGCGAAGTTAAAACGCCGCCAGAGGGCTTAATGAATTTATGTGCGGATATTTCAAAGTTGAAGCGTGATACGGGTTTTATGCCGCAATTAAATTTTGAAGATGGAATAAAAGAGACAATAAAATGGGTGAAGGGAGTATAA
- a CDS encoding glycosyltransferase, giving the protein MKKISVMIPAYNEQDNIKPLCEEIKKVFTQKMTGYEYKILIIDNFSGDNTKKIVEDICQTDKNIKAIFNAKNFGAIRSSYYGLLQASGDCVISMCADFQDPPEMIEQFVKEWEKGYKIVIGIKRKSKENPVMYMFRTAYYKLIRKIADVDQIEHFTGFGLYDKEFIKVLRKLDDPMPYLRGIVAELGFERKEIEYEQQKRRFGKTKNNFFTLYDIAMLGITSYSKVVMRLATLAGFAIAGLSFLIALTYLIMKLVFWDRFPMGTAPIIISIFFLGSVQLFFIGFLGEYILNINTRVMKRPLVVEEKRINF; this is encoded by the coding sequence GTGAAAAAAATAAGTGTAATGATACCTGCGTATAATGAACAGGATAATATTAAACCTTTATGTGAAGAAATAAAGAAAGTTTTTACGCAGAAAATGACAGGTTATGAATACAAAATTCTTATAATAGACAATTTTTCCGGCGATAATACAAAAAAAATTGTGGAAGATATATGTCAAACGGATAAAAATATTAAAGCGATTTTTAATGCCAAAAATTTCGGCGCTATACGTTCTTCTTATTATGGTTTATTGCAGGCCTCCGGTGATTGTGTTATATCCATGTGCGCGGATTTTCAGGATCCGCCGGAAATGATAGAACAGTTTGTAAAGGAATGGGAAAAGGGCTATAAAATAGTAATTGGCATCAAAAGAAAAAGCAAAGAAAATCCTGTTATGTATATGTTCAGGACCGCTTATTATAAGTTAATACGTAAAATTGCCGATGTGGATCAGATAGAGCATTTTACCGGTTTTGGGCTTTATGATAAAGAATTCATTAAAGTCCTGCGTAAACTGGACGACCCTATGCCTTATTTAAGGGGAATTGTGGCGGAACTTGGATTTGAAAGAAAAGAAATTGAATACGAACAGCAGAAAAGGCGTTTTGGAAAGACTAAAAACAATTTTTTTACATTATATGATATAGCAATGCTTGGAATCACTTCTTATTCAAAGGTTGTAATGCGCCTTGCCACGCTTGCCGGATTTGCAATTGCCGGGCTGTCTTTTTTGATAGCGCTGACATATCTTATTATGAAACTTGTATTCTGGGACAGGTTCCCAATGGGTACCGCGCCTATAATAATATCCATATTTTTTCTTGGCTCTGTCCAGTTATTTTTTATCGGATTTTTAGGGGAATACATTTTAAATATAAATACCCGTGTCATGAAACGCCCTCTTGTGGTGGAGGAAAAAAGAATTAATTTTTAA
- a CDS encoding homoserine dehydrogenase: MAKDTVKAGLIGFGTIGTGVVKLFKNSAELINTKSGIKVELVKVCDLDIKRDRGVKLAPGMLTTNVNDIIENPEIDIVIELMGGYKPALDFVTRALKNGKRVVTANKALISKYWEEISAASKEGDAEIMAEASVGGGIPILRGLDKGLAANKIEKIMAILNGTCNYILTKMTVDKMSFDAALKEAQQKGFAEADPTLDIEGFDTMHKITVLSRMSFGKGIKHEDIHVEGIKGIDYTDIKYGQEMGYVMKLLAIAQRCKEGINVRVHPVFVPQMNLLASVNYEYNAIFVRGDAVGDTLFYGKGAGELPTASAVLSDVIYIARNMASGAKHVRYASKAKTEKIKVLPIGETVNRYYIRFNVVDKAGVMGEITGVLGKHNISIASVIQKEQNQHSKVPVVFMTYAAKEADVIKALKAIDKLAIVKEKTVMYRVIE; this comes from the coding sequence ATGGCAAAAGACACGGTTAAAGCCGGGCTTATTGGTTTTGGTACCATTGGCACCGGGGTTGTGAAATTGTTTAAGAATTCAGCAGAGCTTATTAACACGAAATCAGGTATTAAAGTTGAACTTGTTAAGGTATGCGACCTTGACATAAAGCGCGACAGGGGCGTTAAACTTGCTCCCGGAATGCTTACCACAAACGTAAATGACATAATAGAAAACCCCGAAATTGACATTGTGATAGAACTTATGGGCGGATATAAACCGGCGCTTGATTTTGTAACCCGCGCGTTAAAAAACGGCAAGCGCGTTGTAACCGCTAATAAAGCTTTAATCTCCAAATACTGGGAAGAAATAAGCGCGGCTTCCAAAGAAGGCGACGCTGAAATTATGGCTGAAGCATCGGTAGGCGGCGGCATTCCCATACTGCGCGGCCTTGATAAAGGCCTTGCGGCAAATAAAATTGAAAAAATAATGGCTATCTTAAACGGCACCTGCAACTATATCCTTACCAAGATGACAGTTGATAAAATGTCATTTGACGCGGCGTTAAAAGAAGCGCAGCAGAAAGGGTTTGCGGAAGCTGACCCCACCCTTGATATTGAAGGGTTTGATACCATGCACAAGATTACAGTTCTTTCCAGGATGAGTTTTGGAAAAGGCATAAAACATGAAGACATTCACGTTGAAGGTATTAAAGGCATAGATTACACCGACATCAAATACGGCCAGGAAATGGGCTATGTGATGAAGCTTCTTGCCATCGCGCAGCGCTGTAAAGAAGGTATTAACGTGCGCGTGCATCCGGTGTTTGTGCCGCAGATGAACCTTTTGGCTTCGGTTAATTACGAATACAACGCCATCTTTGTCCGCGGCGACGCGGTAGGCGACACTTTATTTTACGGCAAGGGCGCGGGCGAACTGCCCACCGCATCCGCGGTATTGTCAGACGTTATTTATATCGCAAGGAATATGGCGTCAGGCGCAAAGCATGTAAGATACGCTTCAAAAGCAAAAACTGAAAAAATAAAAGTTCTGCCCATAGGCGAAACCGTTAACAGATATTACATAAGATTTAATGTTGTGGACAAAGCCGGAGTAATGGGCGAAATCACAGGCGTTCTTGGAAAACATAACATAAGCATTGCTTCCGTAATTCAGAAAGAACAGAACCAGCACTCTAAAGTGCCTGTGGTGTTTATGACTTACGCGGCAAAAGAAGCGGATGTAATTAAGGCATTAAAAGCAATTGATAAACTTGCGATAGTAAAAGAAAAGACTGTAATGTACAGAGTTATAGAGTAA
- a CDS encoding threonine synthase, whose product MERYTGLINKYGKYLPVSRKTPVITLNEGNTPLIRFYRLEKMIGENIELYGKYEGLNPTGSFKDRGMTMAISKAVEKGARATICASTGNTSASAAAYSTRAGITSYVVIPNGYIALGKLSQALIHGAKVIAVEGNFDDALRIVCEVCEELPIELVNSLNPFRIQGQKTAAFEVVDFLGDAPDYHCIPVGNAGNITAYWMGYKEYKADKKSKKLPQMWGFQAAGSAPIVLGKPVEKPDTIATAIRIGNPASWKQALAARDESGGMIDMVTDAEIINAYKLLAQKEGVFVEPASAASFAGLLKFGKKNLPKKKKLKIVCTLTGNGIKDPDCAIKNVEFKPIVVKAELKQIMKIIK is encoded by the coding sequence ATGGAGCGCTACACGGGACTTATCAATAAATACGGAAAATATCTGCCGGTTTCAAGGAAGACACCGGTTATCACATTAAACGAAGGCAACACGCCGCTTATACGCTTTTACAGGCTTGAAAAAATGATTGGCGAAAATATAGAATTATACGGCAAATACGAAGGCTTAAACCCCACCGGTTCTTTTAAAGACCGCGGTATGACAATGGCCATTTCCAAAGCTGTTGAAAAAGGGGCGCGCGCCACTATCTGCGCGTCCACGGGCAACACTTCGGCTTCAGCCGCGGCTTATTCAACGCGCGCGGGCATTACAAGTTATGTTGTAATTCCAAACGGATACATCGCGCTGGGCAAACTTTCACAGGCGCTTATACATGGCGCAAAAGTTATTGCCGTTGAAGGCAATTTTGATGACGCGCTTAGGATTGTCTGCGAAGTCTGCGAAGAGCTTCCGATAGAACTTGTAAATTCGCTTAACCCTTTCAGGATACAGGGGCAGAAGACGGCCGCGTTTGAAGTTGTGGATTTTCTTGGCGACGCGCCGGATTACCACTGCATACCTGTGGGCAACGCGGGAAACATAACCGCTTACTGGATGGGTTACAAAGAGTATAAAGCCGATAAAAAATCAAAAAAGCTGCCGCAGATGTGGGGCTTTCAGGCGGCGGGTTCCGCGCCTATTGTACTTGGAAAACCGGTGGAAAAACCGGACACTATTGCAACCGCAATAAGAATAGGAAATCCCGCAAGCTGGAAACAGGCGCTTGCGGCGCGCGACGAGTCGGGCGGAATGATAGACATGGTAACCGATGCCGAAATAATAAACGCGTATAAACTGCTTGCACAGAAAGAAGGCGTGTTTGTGGAACCGGCATCCGCGGCGTCTTTTGCGGGGTTGTTAAAATTTGGAAAGAAAAACCTTCCTAAAAAGAAAAAATTAAAAATAGTCTGCACGCTTACGGGCAACGGAATCAAAGACCCGGACTGCGCCATTAAAAATGTGGAATTCAAACCGATAGTTGTAAAAGCGGAATTAAAGCAGATAATGAAGATAATAAAATAA
- a CDS encoding cofactor-independent phosphoglycerate mutase produces the protein MKYIILLADGMADRPVKELNGKTPLEAAFKPSMDSVFRRSKCGMVKTLVDGYPLGSDIGNMSVLGNNPVLHYTGRAPMEASSMGLNLEPDDVAFRCNLVSVDNGLMKDYSSGHITTAEADELIKSVEAQLGGGAFKFYTGKSYRHIMVTKGGEDIIGVPPHDITGKKINDNMPKGSLAKELISLMERSREILKNHPVNAARRAAGKNTADMIWLWGQGRRMEIPGLKEKYGISGAVISAVDLVNGIGMAMGLKVINVPGVTGFIDTNFKGKAQYALMALKECDFVYVHVEATDEMGHIGDYKGKVLAIEKFDSEVVKTVMDGINEIGDCRLMITSDHATPISERTHTAEAVPFVIYDTRNDFNNTVPAYSEKQINEKSGCHYEKAWELFEDFIKEKI, from the coding sequence ATGAAATATATAATTCTCCTTGCCGACGGAATGGCAGACAGGCCGGTTAAGGAACTTAACGGCAAGACCCCGCTTGAAGCTGCTTTTAAACCCAGTATGGATTCCGTTTTCAGGCGGTCAAAATGCGGTATGGTAAAAACACTGGTGGATGGTTATCCGCTGGGTTCTGATATTGGAAATATGTCTGTTCTTGGAAATAATCCCGTTTTGCATTATACGGGGCGCGCCCCTATGGAAGCTTCAAGCATGGGCCTTAATCTTGAACCCGACGATGTGGCTTTCAGGTGCAACCTGGTAAGCGTAGATAACGGCTTAATGAAAGATTATTCTTCCGGGCATATCACCACCGCGGAAGCCGATGAACTTATTAAATCCGTTGAAGCGCAGCTTGGCGGCGGCGCTTTTAAATTTTATACCGGAAAAAGTTACAGGCACATAATGGTGACAAAAGGCGGCGAAGATATTATTGGTGTTCCGCCGCATGATATAACCGGTAAAAAGATAAACGATAACATGCCAAAGGGGTCATTGGCAAAAGAACTTATTTCCCTGATGGAACGTTCCCGTGAAATACTAAAAAATCATCCCGTAAACGCCGCAAGGCGTGCCGCGGGAAAAAACACAGCTGATATGATATGGCTGTGGGGGCAGGGCAGGCGTATGGAAATTCCGGGGCTTAAGGAAAAATACGGAATTTCAGGCGCGGTAATTTCGGCTGTGGACCTTGTAAACGGCATCGGCATGGCAATGGGGCTTAAAGTAATAAACGTGCCCGGCGTTACAGGCTTTATAGACACAAATTTCAAAGGCAAAGCGCAGTACGCGCTTATGGCGCTTAAAGAATGTGATTTTGTTTATGTGCACGTGGAAGCAACCGATGAGATGGGCCATATTGGCGATTATAAAGGCAAAGTGCTTGCGATAGAAAAGTTTGATTCTGAAGTGGTAAAGACGGTTATGGACGGCATAAATGAAATCGGGGACTGCAGGCTTATGATAACGTCGGACCACGCAACCCCCATTTCGGAACGCACACATACGGCAGAAGCGGTTCCGTTTGTAATTTATGACACAAGAAACGATTTTAATAATACGGTGCCGGCATATTCCGAAAAGCAGATAAATGAAAAAAGCGGATGCCATTATGAAAAGGCGTGGGAACTGTTTGAAGATTTTATAAAGGAAAAAATATAA
- a CDS encoding aspartate kinase, whose product MPLVVQKYGGASLATPEKMLHVADRIIKMKKKGNDMVVVVSAPGDTTDDLVTFAEKLSDNPPEREMDMLLSTGEQQSIALMSMALNHKGCPAISFTGQQVGIITDRSHTQARIKAIEGINKIKKALKEGKVVVVAGFQGITEEENITTLGRGGSDLTAVALAHALKADVAEFLKDVPGVLTTNPAVCPDASKIDFLSYDEMLELASSGAQVLYNRSVEFAKNYNVVLHVRGTFTETNGTIIKKEESKMEKIVVSGITYSKNEAKVTLKGVPDRPGVASKIFSTLADAGVNVDIIIQNVSDKGTTDVSFTTIRKDIKKTIKVVEGIVKKTNAAGYSVDEKVGKVSAVGVGMRTHTGIASKMFGALADAKVNINMISTSEIKISCVVAEEDTEKAVKALHAAFGLGKKSGSKK is encoded by the coding sequence ATGCCTTTAGTGGTTCAGAAATACGGCGGCGCATCGCTTGCCACGCCGGAAAAAATGCTTCACGTTGCCGACAGGATTATAAAAATGAAAAAAAAGGGCAACGACATGGTTGTTGTGGTTTCGGCCCCCGGCGACACAACAGATGACCTTGTGACGTTCGCGGAAAAATTATCAGACAATCCGCCGGAACGCGAAATGGATATGCTTTTATCCACGGGCGAACAGCAGTCAATTGCTTTAATGAGTATGGCGCTTAATCATAAAGGGTGCCCCGCGATTTCTTTTACAGGACAGCAGGTGGGAATAATAACTGACAGGTCTCACACACAGGCAAGGATTAAAGCGATTGAGGGTATTAATAAAATAAAGAAAGCTTTAAAAGAAGGCAAAGTTGTGGTTGTGGCGGGTTTTCAGGGAATTACAGAAGAAGAAAATATCACCACTCTTGGCCGCGGCGGATCGGACTTAACTGCTGTAGCTTTGGCGCACGCTTTAAAGGCGGACGTGGCGGAATTTTTAAAGGACGTACCCGGAGTTTTAACCACAAATCCGGCAGTATGCCCGGATGCTTCTAAAATAGATTTTCTTTCATACGATGAGATGCTTGAACTTGCAAGCAGCGGCGCCCAGGTGCTTTATAACCGCTCCGTTGAATTTGCAAAGAATTACAACGTGGTGCTTCATGTAAGGGGGACATTCACCGAAACAAACGGGACAATAATTAAAAAGGAGGAATCCAAAATGGAAAAAATAGTTGTAAGCGGAATAACATACAGCAAGAATGAAGCAAAGGTGACTTTAAAGGGTGTTCCTGACAGGCCGGGTGTGGCGTCAAAGATATTTTCAACGCTTGCGGATGCTGGCGTAAATGTTGATATTATAATTCAGAACGTAAGTGATAAAGGGACAACCGACGTTTCTTTTACCACAATACGCAAAGACATCAAAAAAACAATAAAAGTTGTGGAAGGTATTGTCAAAAAAACCAACGCGGCCGGATATTCAGTTGATGAAAAAGTGGGCAAGGTTTCCGCGGTGGGCGTGGGAATGAGGACACATACCGGAATTGCCTCCAAGATGTTCGGCGCGCTTGCTGACGCCAAAGTGAACATAAACATGATTTCCACTTCGGAAATAAAGATATCCTGTGTTGTGGCTGAAGAAGATACGGAAAAAGCGGTAAAGGCGCTTCACGCTGCTTTTGGCCTTGGCAAAAAAAGCGGGTCAAAAAAATAA